From the genome of Uranotaenia lowii strain MFRU-FL chromosome 1, ASM2978415v1, whole genome shotgun sequence, one region includes:
- the LOC129741805 gene encoding farnesol dehydrogenase-like, with amino-acid sequence MDKWVGKIALVTGASAGIGQDLALALADAGMKVVGIARRVEMVEALVGKVTGTGQIFCRKCDVSNEEELLQTFSWIREELGGVDVLVCNAGVFRCNFLTQSDSVDFRDTFNVNVVGTCICIREAVKDMKERGGSGHIFIVNSILGKRIPDVSVPMYGAYPASKFALTGLADVLRKEMMFFQLPVRVTSIHPGMVQTDMIKVFDSALAQRLPKLNVADITSNVLHCLSAPMDVHIDELTVMPGMVPASQQ; translated from the exons ATGGACAAATGGGTTGGCAAGATAGCTCTGGTCACGGGAGCTAGCGCAGGGATAGGTCAGGATCTGGCCTTGGCATTGGCCGATGCGGGCATGAAGGTCGTCGGAATAGCTCGAAGGGTTGAAATGGTGGAAGCTTTGGTGGGAAAAGTTACCGGAACTGGACAGATCTTTTGCCGGAAGTGTGATGTTTCCAATGAGGAAGAACTGCTGCAGACCTTTTCCTGGATACGCGAGGAACTAGGCGGCGTGGATGTTTTGGTTTGTAACGCTGGGGTGTTTCGGTGTAACTTCTTGACGC AGAGTGATTCGGTTGATTTCCGGGACACCTTTAACGTCAACGTGGTCGGTACCTGCATCTGCATTCGTGAAGCTGTGAAAGATATGAAGGAGCGTGGAGGTTCGGGACACATTTTCATCGTCAACAGCATCCTGGGCAAGCGTATCCCCGACGTATCGGTCCCGATGTACGGAGCTTATCCGGCGTCGAAATTTGCCCTCACTGGATTGGCAGACGTTCTGCGAAAAGAAATGATGTTCTTCCAGTTGCCAGTTCGCGTTACG AGTATTCATCCGGGAATGGTTCAAACGGATATGATCAAAGTGTTTGACTCGGCGCTGGCTCAACGGCTTCCCAAGCTGAATGTGGCAGACATCACATCGAACGTTCTTCATTGCCTGAGCGCCCCGATGGATGTTCAC